A stretch of the Clostridiales bacterium genome encodes the following:
- a CDS encoding sugar phosphate isomerase/epimerase has protein sequence MQILCSTGALIGRPNGRDYHLLETLAPKLSCDGFEFMMYDTWYPQIDEMLPYLQGLRLNIPVLHCEKSLAEHISRGGEEELQEAFRLFHLNCRMAAGLGAKKMVLHLWNGLISDTRFENNLAAYGGLRKTAEEYGIDLLVENVVCLEDPMSHWVELYREYPDIHFIYDTKMADFHRQMDLLYLPEYDWLWKGNHIRHYHINDYGGGYMDWSNLKVLAPGKGHIDFDRFFAFIEQIGYRDTFTFEATGFDKEGTVHTDMLNEQFEWAHARLGRLT, from the coding sequence ATGCAGATTCTGTGCTCCACCGGTGCGCTGATCGGCCGTCCGAACGGACGGGATTACCATCTGCTGGAAACCCTGGCACCGAAACTCAGCTGCGATGGCTTTGAATTCATGATGTACGATACCTGGTATCCGCAGATCGATGAAATGCTGCCCTACCTGCAGGGACTGCGGCTGAATATTCCGGTTCTGCACTGTGAGAAATCGCTGGCGGAGCACATCTCCAGGGGTGGGGAAGAGGAACTGCAGGAAGCTTTCCGCCTGTTCCATCTCAACTGCCGTATGGCGGCCGGCCTTGGCGCAAAGAAGATGGTACTTCATCTCTGGAACGGATTGATTTCGGATACCCGCTTTGAAAACAACCTGGCAGCCTACGGCGGCCTGAGAAAGACAGCCGAGGAATATGGGATCGACCTGCTGGTGGAAAATGTGGTTTGCCTGGAGGATCCCATGAGCCACTGGGTGGAGCTGTACCGGGAATATCCGGACATCCATTTTATATATGATACGAAGATGGCGGATTTCCACCGCCAGATGGATCTGCTCTACCTGCCGGAATATGACTGGCTATGGAAAGGGAACCATATCCGCCACTATCATATCAATGATTACGGCGGCGGATATATGGACTGGAGCAACCTGAAGGTCCTTGCGCCCGGGAAAGGACATATAGACTTTGACCGTTTCTTTGCATTCATTGAGCAGATCGGATACCGGGACACATTTACATTTGAAGCAACGGGTTTCGACAAAGAGGGAACGGTCCACACGGATATGCTGAATGAGCAGTTCGAGTGGGCGCATGCCCGCCTGGGCCGGCTGACATAA
- a CDS encoding Cna B-type domain-containing protein encodes MNRSIKRIISLWSAVLMILNVMLPAGALSDGNEAVYQSELPVDFPEGALSPEAILGPGVNFGVIANKYKQKGHTETNFAVKQFEMDRRAIEIFIEDTDSIPFYIGELVNNTVFWNGQDTNIDFDIYINKDQTHKGFKQDDHKNPGPDIHDAPYIQYSDLDHATNVYGREKEEINAYVDYLLDYAENSSRILNGKTATCTPTFTSEWDKTIDLTAPGFPTSGTIYVDCRNMKNVMKQDGWTIIKYEDQTVVFNISDTNGTYLIKQLQVDVKNPDGSHKITVKSATSQKDQNKDHNRDVDTYILSRIVFNMYNFRGELQIDTAAGIFLAPNANVKQVNGAGAGWVVTRKTFDSPEIEFHFYRRIRPYDAHVETGVSITKRFVKQDGSQVSSSDLQKTFTFKIYRLDERTMEPTELFATAQGTAGTITFEKAFHISKADFRTESNGNISGWQTITRYYRIQEECNDSNIIPDDHYIYIRLTAQGHQQDVTMKLEKTTTPSNASSWTQISGTEANVGTFTNTKKADVTIEVEKVWVDANNHDNLRPTSVRVQLYEGSAPKGDPVTLNQSNNWYCKWENLEKEESDGTPIVYTVKELDSNGNSINNNNNLNDDYKVIYSTATTENGKKITITNTHNKKKTNIEVEKAWDDSDNNDGKRLGSIQVQLYEGTVTHGAPVTLNSANNWYYKWENLDKNAFGGVEIVYIVKELDVIGNPIENNGDLNDNYTVTYSTAATTIGSKTTVTNTHINEKTSATVKKVWDDANDQDGVRPETLSVDLMNGETKVTTVTLSEDNSWEETVENLEKFAAGTEIVYTWKEGSMPEGYSLTSTDKEGTITTLTNSRTTEKTSATVKKVWDDANDQDGIRPETLSVDLMNGETKVTTVTLSEDNNWEETVENLEKFAAGTEIVYTWKEGSMPEGYSLTDTSVNGTVTTLTNSYDVKHTEASVVKVWNDSEDHDGFRPATLTVTLLANGKATDKSVTLTSEDNWAKKTITGLDKYSGGQEITYSWAEGNMPEGYSLTDTSVNGTVTTLTNSYDVKHTEASVVKVWNDSEDHDGFRPATLTVTLLANGKARRRTRA; translated from the coding sequence ATGAATCGCAGCATAAAGAGAATCATTTCACTCTGGTCAGCAGTATTAATGATATTGAACGTCATGTTGCCCGCCGGCGCTCTGAGCGACGGCAATGAAGCGGTATATCAAAGTGAACTTCCGGTGGATTTTCCGGAAGGAGCGTTGTCGCCAGAAGCAATTCTGGGGCCTGGTGTCAACTTTGGCGTAATCGCAAATAAATATAAGCAAAAAGGACATACAGAAACTAATTTTGCCGTAAAACAGTTCGAAATGGACAGAAGAGCCATTGAGATTTTTATTGAAGATACAGATTCCATTCCTTTCTATATCGGAGAACTGGTTAACAATACTGTATTCTGGAATGGTCAAGATACGAATATCGACTTTGATATTTATATTAATAAAGATCAAACGCATAAAGGATTTAAGCAGGATGACCATAAGAATCCAGGACCAGATATCCATGATGCGCCGTATATCCAGTATTCGGATCTGGATCATGCAACAAATGTGTATGGACGTGAAAAGGAAGAAATAAACGCATATGTGGATTACCTTCTGGATTATGCCGAGAATTCATCAAGAATTCTAAATGGCAAAACTGCAACATGTACTCCAACATTCACGTCAGAATGGGATAAGACAATTGACCTGACTGCACCTGGATTTCCAACGTCGGGCACCATCTATGTAGACTGCAGAAACATGAAAAATGTTATGAAGCAGGATGGGTGGACGATAATAAAGTACGAAGATCAAACTGTTGTATTTAATATCAGTGACACAAATGGAACATATCTGATTAAACAGCTTCAGGTAGACGTAAAGAATCCTGATGGCTCTCACAAGATTACCGTGAAGAGTGCTACCTCGCAAAAGGATCAGAACAAAGACCATAACAGAGATGTTGATACATATATCCTCAGCCGTATCGTTTTCAATATGTATAATTTTCGAGGTGAATTGCAGATTGATACAGCTGCAGGCATATTTCTTGCGCCAAATGCAAATGTCAAGCAGGTAAACGGAGCGGGTGCAGGTTGGGTTGTCACTAGGAAAACATTTGATTCACCCGAAATTGAGTTCCATTTTTATCGCCGTATTAGACCTTATGATGCTCATGTTGAAACGGGTGTCAGTATCACCAAGAGATTTGTTAAGCAGGATGGAAGCCAGGTATCTTCATCAGATCTGCAAAAAACATTTACTTTCAAAATTTACCGGCTTGATGAAAGAACAATGGAGCCGACAGAGCTGTTTGCCACAGCACAGGGTACAGCAGGTACTATTACTTTTGAAAAAGCGTTCCATATCAGTAAAGCGGACTTCAGAACTGAATCTAATGGTAATATTAGCGGCTGGCAGACAATTACCAGATATTACAGAATTCAGGAAGAATGCAACGACAGCAACATAATTCCTGATGATCATTACATTTATATTAGATTAACCGCACAAGGACACCAGCAGGATGTTACCATGAAACTGGAAAAGACGACGACACCGTCGAATGCATCCAGCTGGACACAGATTTCCGGAACGGAAGCCAATGTTGGTACATTTACAAATACGAAAAAAGCAGATGTTACCATCGAAGTGGAAAAGGTCTGGGTAGATGCGAACAACCATGACAATCTGCGTCCGACGAGTGTCCGGGTTCAGCTGTATGAAGGTTCTGCACCCAAAGGGGATCCTGTGACGCTTAACCAGAGCAACAACTGGTATTGCAAATGGGAAAATTTGGAAAAAGAAGAGTCTGACGGTACTCCGATTGTATACACGGTAAAGGAACTGGACAGCAACGGCAATTCTATAAATAACAATAATAACCTGAATGATGATTATAAGGTTATATATTCTACTGCTACTACAGAAAATGGCAAAAAGATCACAATAACAAATACACATAATAAAAAGAAAACAAATATTGAAGTTGAGAAGGCATGGGATGACTCTGATAACAATGACGGAAAGCGGCTCGGAAGCATTCAGGTACAACTTTATGAAGGCACTGTCACACATGGAGCTCCTGTCACACTGAATTCTGCCAACAACTGGTATTATAAGTGGGAAAATCTGGACAAGAATGCCTTTGGCGGTGTTGAAATTGTCTATATAGTAAAAGAACTGGATGTTATTGGCAATCCAATAGAAAACAATGGTGATCTGAATGACAATTATACAGTAACATACTCAACTGCTGCTACAACGATTGGAAGTAAAACGACTGTTACGAACACGCACATAAATGAAAAGACGTCTGCGACAGTGAAGAAGGTCTGGGACGATGCGAATGACCAGGACGGCGTACGTCCTGAGACGCTGAGCGTCGACCTGATGAATGGCGAGACGAAGGTAACAACCGTTACGCTGAGCGAGGATAACAGCTGGGAAGAAACAGTTGAAAACCTGGAGAAGTTCGCAGCGGGTACGGAGATTGTGTACACCTGGAAGGAAGGCAGCATGCCGGAAGGCTACAGCCTGACCAGCACGGATAAGGAAGGCACGATCACAACCCTGACGAACAGCCGTACAACGGAAAAGACGTCTGCGACAGTGAAGAAGGTCTGGGACGATGCGAATGACCAGGACGGCATACGTCCTGAGACGCTGAGCGTCGACCTGATGAACGGCGAGACGAAGGTAACAACCGTTACGCTGAGCGAAGATAACAATTGGGAAGAAACAGTTGAAAACCTGGAGAAGTTCGCAGCGGGTACGGAGATTGTGTACACCTGGAAGGAAGGCAGCATGCCGGAAGGCTACAGCCTGACCGACACGAGCGTGAACGGCACGGTGACGACGCTGACGAACAGCTATGACGTGAAGCATACCGAAGCGTCTGTTGTGAAGGTCTGGAACGACAGTGAGGACCATGACGGCTTCCGTCCGGCGACGCTGACCGTGACGCTGCTGGCGAACGGCAAGGCGACGGACAAGAGCGTGACGCTGACGTCTGAAGACAACTGGGCGAAGAAGACGATTACCGGCCTGGACAAGTACAGCGGCGGCCAGGAAATTACATACAGCTGGGCTGAAGGCAATATGCCGGAAGGCTACAGCCTGACCGACACGAGCGTGAACGGCACGGTGACGACGCTGACGAACAGCTATGACGTGAAGCACACCGAAGCGTCTGTTGTGAAGGTCTGGAACGACAGTGAGGACCATGACGGCTTCCGTCCGGCGACGCTGACTGTGACGCTGCTGGCGAACGGCAAGGCAAGGCGACGGACAAGAGCGTGA